Proteins encoded within one genomic window of Glycine soja cultivar W05 chromosome 1, ASM419377v2, whole genome shotgun sequence:
- the LOC114425339 gene encoding probable GABA transporter 2, which produces MAFPEKDAGANFVLQSKGEWWHAGFHLTTAIVGPTILTLPYALRGLGWGLGLFCLTAMGLVTFYSYYLMSKVLYHCENAGRRHIRFRELAAHVFGSGWMYYFVILIQTAINCGVGVGAILLAGQCLQILYTSISPHGSLKLYEFIAMVTVIMIVLSQLPSFHSLRHINLCSLFLSLGYTALVVGACIHAGTSENVPPRDYSLEPKMSSRAFSAFTSISILAAIFGNGILPEIQATLAPPAAGKMVKGLVMCYAVIGVTFYSAAVSGYWIFGNKSSSNIFNSLMPDDGPSLAPTWVLGLAVIFVLLQLFAIGLVYSQVAYEIMEKKSADVNQGMFSKRNLIPRIILRSIYMILCGYVAAMLPFFGDINGVVGAIGFIPLDFVLPMLMYNMTYKPPKSSFTYWINTSIMVVFTGVGIMGAFSSIRKLVLDAHQFKLFSDDVVD; this is translated from the exons ATGGCCTTCCCGGAGAAGGACGCCGGAGCTAATTTTGTCCTCCAATCCAAAG GTGAATGGTGGCACGCGGGTTTCCATTTAACGACGGCGATCGTGGGTCCCACCATACTGACGCTACCGTATGCGTTGAGAGGGTTGGGGTGGGGGTTGGGTCTGTTTTGCCTAACGGCGATGGGACTGGTCACGTTCTACTCTTACTACCTTATGTCCAAGGTGCTTTATCACTGTGAGAATGCCGGTCGCCGCCACATCCGCTTTCGTGAACTCGCCGCTCACGTCTTCG GGTCGGGATGGATGTACTATTTTGTAATCTTAATACAAACAGCAATCAACTGTGGGGTTGGCGTAGGAGCAATCTTACTTGCGGGCCAATGCCTTCAG ATCCTGTATACCAGTATTTCACCACACGGATCCCTGAAATTGTACGAGTTTATAGCAATGGTGACAGTGATAATGATAGTTCTATCTCAGCTTCCCTCTTTCCATTCCCTGAGACACATCAACTTGTGTTCGCTATTTCTCAGCCTGGGCTACACAGCTCTTGTGGTTGGTGCCTGCATTCATGCAG GTACATCGGAGAACGTCCCTCCAAGGGACTATTCCTTAGAACCTAAGATGTCATCAAGAGCTTTCAGCGCATTCACTTCCATCTCCATACTTGCAGCAATATTTGGGAATGGCATATTACCTGAGATACAA GCAACTCTAGCGCCTCCTGCTGCTGGGAAGATGGTAAAAGGCCTTGTAATGTGCTATGCTGTAATTGGAGTGACATTCTACTCAGCTGCAGTTTCTGGATATTGGATATTTGGAAACAAGTCTAGTTCAAACATTTTCAACAGTCTGATGCCAGATGATGGACCTTCTTTGGCTCCAACTTGGGTCCTTGGCCTTGCagttatttttgttcttctcCAGCTCTTTGCCATTGGCCTG GTTTATTCTCAAGTGGCTTATGAGATAATGGAGAAGAAGTCAGCTGATGTGAATCAGGGGATGTTTTCCAAAAGAAATCTTATTCCACGCATAATTCTTCGATCAATTTACATGATACTATGTGGGTATGTGGCAGCTATGCTGCCATTTTTTGGAGACATCAACGGTGTGGTTGGTGCCATTGGTTTCATCCCTTTGGATTTCGTTCTGCCTATGCTTATGTACAACATGACATACAAGCCTCCAAAATCATCCTTCACTTATTGGATT
- the LOC114425329 gene encoding mitochondrial adenine nucleotide transporter ADNT1-like gives MASDDGVKPPTHELLSICKSLVAGGVAGGVSRTAVAPLERLKILLQVQNRQDIKYNGTIQGLKYIWKTEGFRGMFKGNGTNCARIVPNSAVKFFSYEQASLGILWLYQRQPGNEEAQLTPILRLGAGACAGIIAMSATYPMDMVRGRLTVQTEASPRQYRGIFHALSTVFREEGPRALYKGWLPSVIGVIPYVGLNFSVYESLKDWLIRSKPFGMKAQDSELSVTTRLACGAAAGTVGQTVAYPLDVIRRRMQMVGWKDAASVVAGEGKSKLEYTGMVDAFRKTVQHEGFGALYKGLVPNSVKVVPSIAIAFVTYEMVKDILGVEMRISD, from the exons ATGGCTTCAGATGATGGTGTCAAACCTCCGACTCACGAGCTTCTCAGCATCTGCAAGTCTCTCGTCGCCGGTGGAGTTGCCGGTGGAGT GTCACGAACTGCGGTAGCTCCTCTGGAGAGATTGAAGATTCTGCTGCAG GTTCAAAATCGCCAAGATATAAAATACAACGGAACAATTCAAGGCTTAAAATATATATGGAAAACTGAGGGTTTTAGAGGAATGTTTAAAGGAAACGGAACTAATTGTGCTCGTATTGTCCCAAATTCAGCAGTGAAGTTCTTTAGCTATGAGCAAGCTTCACT GGGTATTTTATGGCTCTACCAGCGGCAACCTGGAAATG aaGAAGCTCAGCTCACTCCCATTCTGCGTCTTGGAGCTGGCGCATGCGCGGGAATCATTGCCATGTCTGCCACTTATCCAATGGACATGGTACGAGGAAGGCTAACCGTCCAG ACAGAAGCATCTCCTCGTCAATACAGAGGAATTTTTCATGCTCTTTCAACAGTCTTCCGGGAAGAAGGCCCTCGAGCTTTGTATAAAGGCTGGCTACCTTCAGTCATAGGAGTT ATACCGTATGTGGGTCTTAATTTTTCCGTATATGAATCTCTGAAAGACTGGTTGATTCGGTCTAAACCATTTGGGATGAAAGCTCAAGACTCTGAGCTAAGTGTGACGACAAGGCTTGCATGTGGGGCTGCTGCTGGAACAGTTGGCCAGACTGTGGCTTACCCACTTGATGTCATTCGCCGAAGAATGCAAATGGTGGGATGGAAAGATGCTGCTTCAGTAGTTGCTGGTGAGGGGAAGAGCAAACTTGAGTATACTGGCATGGTTGATGCATTCAGGAAAACTGTGCAGCATGAAGGTTTTGGAGCATTATACAAGGGCCTAGTTCCCAATTCAGTGAAG GTGGTCCCTTCTATAGCTATTGCTTTCGTGACATACGAGATGGTCAAGGACATTCTTGGTGTAGAAATGAGAATATCTGACTGA
- the LOC114425311 gene encoding protein SPA1-RELATED 2-like produces the protein MDEDFVDEATQLEVAEESQRQNKDSPHPECRKILKSLEAFIPVKQDYSQIPPREYDGILHGKNVVEGIDHADTSQHPHVSLFMDDADVMVEELTVKSYNGSSLDIGTSNNREQIYNRQNHWQNLYQLASNSGIGNSLSDIGTRNSVPATSSAREDIGSSSFPEMLARKSLSDGQSNVMEHLASAENKEGAGDVRQGTRKKIISQSGFAEFFIKNTLRGKGIVYKGPSSDGFCVQSREQNWMKIGIDADQNRMKTGIGADQNRLKTVIDADQNQLKTGIDADQNRLKTGIDADQNQMKASIGTDQNQMKNHSGTDQKQMKTGIVTHLNSNQSVGYGSKTAKFPSYCGAMPRSGRSDCVGVTLREWLKHGHHKASKVESLNIFRKIVDLVDICHSQGVALHNLCPSYIKLSPSNQIMYLGLPVQKQMVDSVVNSEVVHLDNSFIRKRLSEQVTFPSLDMGSKKKKFNENVRVTGGDLCLETASDRKLHSHTVGSQDYYNEYEEGTQFSKYNIGRMSSIPRVSNAGQMPLTSCEKFENKWYTSPEGGYTTSSNIYCLGVLLFELLGHFDSERTHIAAMSDLRHRILPPIFLSENPKEAGFCLWLLHPEPSSRPSTREILQSELINGLQELFSEELSSSIDQEDAESELLLHFLVLLKEQKQNNAFKLVEEIKCLESDIEEVERRHDSRKSLVSSGLQNDYSCQKEIMPLKKESLSLEMLPSISPISNSNKVRLMRSICHLEGAYFSTRSKLQLSETDASTHPDKDILRNRENQNVAQKSEEQPKKDTLGVFFDGLCKYARYCKFEVRGVLRNVDFNNPANVICSLSFDRDADYFASAGISRKIKIFEFSALCNDSVDIHYPAVEMSNRSKLSCVCWNNYIKNYLASTDYDGIVKLWDASTGQEFSQFTEHEKRAWSVDFSAVCPTKFASGSDDCTVKLWSISERNCLGTIRNAANVCCVQFSAHSSHLLAFGSADYSTYCYDLRNLRSPWCVLAGHRKAVSYVKFLDSETLVSASTDNTLKIWDLNKTSPVGASINACSLTLSGHTNEKNFVGLSVADGYIACGSETNEVYTYYRSLPMPVTSHKFGSIDPISGKDTDDDNGQFVSSVCWRGKSGMLIAANSSGCVKVLQMV, from the exons ATGGATGAAGACTTTGTTGATGAGGCAACCCAATTAGAAGTTGCCGAGGAATCACAGCGCCAAAACAAAGATTCACCCCACCCGGAATGCCGAAAAATCTTAAAATCCCTAGAAGCCTTCATCCCTGTTAAGCAGGACTACTCCCAGATACCACCTCGGGAATATGATGGCATTCTACATGGTAAAAATGTAGTTGAAGGTATTGATCATGCAGATACATCACAGCATCCTCATGTAAGCCTTTTTATGGATGATGCTGATGTTATGGTTGAAGAGTTAACAGTAAAAAGTTACAATGGCTCAAGTTTGGATATTGGTACATCAAACAACCGAGAGCAGATATATAATCGGCAGAACCATTGGCAAAATCTTTATCAGCTAGCAAGTAATTCAGGAATTGGAAATTCACTAAGTGATATTGGAACCAGAAACAGTGTCCCAGCTACATCTAGTGCTCGGGAGGATATTGGATCCTCATCTTTCCCTGAGATGTTAGCTAGAAAATCTCTCAGTGATGGCCAGAGCAATGTCATGGAACACTTGGCATCTGCTGAAAATAAAGAGGGTGCAGGTGATGTTCGTCAAGGAAcacggaaaaaaattatatcccaATCAGGATTTGCTgagtttttcataaaaaatacacTGAGGGGTAAGGGTATTGTATATAAAGGTCCATCTTCTGATGGCTTCTGTGTTCAGTCCAGAGAGCAAAACTGGATGAAGATTGGCATTGATGCAGATCAGAATAGGATGAAAACTGGCATTGGTGCGGATCAGAATCGGCTGAAGACTGTCATTGATGCGGATCAGAATCAGCTAAAGACTGGCATTGATGCGGATCAGAATCGGCTAAAGACTGGCATTGATGCAGACCAGAATCAGATGAAGGCTAGCATTGGCACAGATCAGAATCAGATGAAGAATCACAGTGGTACTGATCAGAAACAGATGAAGACTGGCATTGTTACTCACTTGAACTCTAATCAATCAGTGGGCTATGGTTCCAAAACTGCAAAGTTTCCTTCTTATTGTGGTGCTATGCCTAGATCTGGCAGGTCTGATTGTGTTGGTGTGACTTTGAGAGAATGGTTGAAACACGGGCACCACAAAGCAAGCAAGGTGGAAAGTTTGAATATATTTAGAAAGATTGTGGATTTGGTGGACATTTGTCACTCTCAGGGAGTTGCATTGCATAACCTGTGTCCATCTTATATTAAATTGTCGCCATCAAACCAGATCATGTACCTTGGTTTACCTGTTCAAAAACAGATGGTGGATAGTGTTGTAAATTCTGAAGTTGTTCACTTAGATAATTCTTTTATTAGAAAAAGGCTGTCAGAGCAAGTAACATTTCCCTCCCTTGATATGgggtcaaagaaaaaaaaatttaatgagaaTGTGAGAGTTACTGGTGGTGACTTGTGCCTCGAAACTGCAAGTGATAGGAAACTTCATAGTCATACAGTTGGATCACAAGATTATTACAATGAATATGAGGAAGGTACCCAATTTTCTAAATATAACATTGGAAGAATGTCTAGCATCCCTCGCGTATCTAATGCAGGTCAAATGCCATTGACTTCATgtgaaaaatttgaaaataaatggtACACAAGTCCTGAGGGAGGTTACACAACATCATCAAATATCTATTGTCTTGGTGTTCTCCTTTTTGAG TTACTTGGTCATTTTGACTCTGAAAGAACACATATTGCAGCCATGTCTGATCTTCGTCATAGGATTCTTCCTCCAATTTTCCTATCAGAAAATCCTAAGGAAGCTGGCTTTTGTCTTTGGTTGTTGCATCCTGAACCATCATCACGCCCATCAACAAG GGAAATCCTTCAATCTGAATTGATTAATGGATTGCAAGAGTTGTTTAGTGAGGAATTGTCATCAAGTATTGACCAAGAAGATGCAGAATCTGAATTGTTATTGCATTTCCTCGTTTTGTTAAAAGAGCAGAAGCAGAACAATGCCTTCAAACTGGTAGAAGAAATCAAGTGCTTGGAATCAGATATAGAAGAGGTGGAGAGGAGGCATGACTCAAGAAAATCCTTGGTTTCCTCAGGCTTGCAGAATGATTACTCTTGTCAGAAAGAGATTATGCCTCTTAAAAAGGAATCTTTGAGTTTGGAAATGCTGCCCTCGATATCCCCAATCTCTAATTCAAATAAAGTGAGATTGATGAGAAGTATATGCCATCTTGAAGGTGCTTATTTTTCCACGAGATCCAAACTTCAGCTTTCTGAAACAGATGCTTCAACTCACCCTGATAAAGATATACTAAGAAATCGTGAGAACCAGAATGTGGCCCAAAAAAGCGAGGAACAACCTAAGAAAGATACTTTAGGGGTATTCTTTGATGGTTTGTGCAAGTATGCACGTTATTGCAAGTTTGAAGTGCGGGGTGTACTAAGAAATGTTGATTTTAACAATCCTGCAAATGTAATTTGCTCTCTAAGCTTTGACCGGGATGCAGATTACTTTGCTTCTGCTGGGATAtctaggaaaataaaaattttcgaGTTTAGTGCACTTTGCAATGACTCTGTTGATATCCATTATCCTGCGGTTGAGATGTCAAACAGATCAAAACTCAGCTGTGTTTGCTGGAATAACTATATTAAGAACTATCTCGCTTCTACAGATTATGACGGTATAGTGAAG TTATGGGATGCTAGTACAGGTCAAGAATTTTCTCAATTCACTGAACATGAGAAGAGGGCTTGGTCTGTTGACTTCTCTGCAGTATGCCCTACAAAATTTGCCAGTGGAAGTGATGATTGTACTGTCAAGCTGTGGAGCATCAGTGAG agAAACTGTTTAGGCACAATCAGGAATGCTGCTAATGTCTGCTGTGTTCAGTTCTCTGCTCATTCCTCCCATTTGCTGGCCTTTGGATCTGCGGATTACTCAACATATTGTTATGATCTTCGCAATCTTAGAAGTCCCTGGTGTGTACTGGCTGGCCATCGTAAAGCTGTGAGCTATGTCAAATTCTTGGACTCTGAAACACTTGTTTCTGCTTCTACTGATAATACATTGAAGATCTGGGATCTCAATAAAACCTCTCCTGTGGGTGCATCCATTAATGCTTGCAGCCTAACTCTGTCGGGACATACTAATGAGAAG AATTTTGTGGGTCTATCGGTGGCTGATGGATATATTGCATGTGGTTCAGAAACAAATGAG GTTTACACCTACTATAGATCGCTTCCCATGCCAGTCACTTCACACAAATTTGGGTCCATTGATCCCATTTCTGGTAAAGACACTGATGATGACAATGGTCAGTTTGTTTCAAGTGTGTGCTGGAGAGGGAAATCGGGCATGCTTATTGCGGCCAATTCAAGTGGATGTGTAAAAGTGTTACAGATGGTTTAA
- the LOC114425322 gene encoding crooked neck-like protein 1 — translation MSSSKDADPSLGYLTRKDTEVKLPRPTRVKNKTPAPIQITAEQILREARERQEAEIRPPKQKITDPTELGEYRLRKRKEFEDLIRRVRWNIGVWIKYAQWEESQKDFKRARSVWERALEVDYKNHTLWLKYAEVEMKNKFINHARNVWDRAVTLLPRVDQLWYKYIHMEEMLGNVAGARQVFERWMKWTPDQQGWLSYIKFELRYNEIERARGIFERFVECHPRVGAWIRYAKFEMKNGEVVRSRNVYERAVDKLSDDEEAEQLFVAFAEFEERCKETERARAIYKFALDHIPKGRAEDLYRKFVAFEKQYGDREGIEDAIVGKRRFQYEDEVKKNPLNYDSWFDYIRLEESVGDKERIREVYERAIANVPPAEEKRYWQRYIYLWINYALYEELDAGDMERTRDVYKECLNQIPHQKFSFAKIWLLAAQFEIRQLNLRAARQILGNAIGKAPKDKIFKKYIEIELQLGNIDRCRKLYEKYLEWSPENCYAWSKYAELERSLSETDRARAIFELAIAQPALDMPELLWKAYINFETAEGEFERARALYERLLDRTKHLKVWISYAEFEATAMAMDNLDLTEEEQKKQCIQSARRVFEKALNYFRSSAPDLKEERAMLLEKWLNMEATSGELGDVSLVQSKLPKKLKKRRHVATEDGSTRIEEFIDYLFPEESQTTNLKILEAAYKWKKQKLSSDD, via the exons ATGTCTTCGTCGAAAGATGCAGACCCAAGCCTGGGTTACCTGACTCGCAAGGACACGGAGGTGAAGCTTCCGCGTCCAACCAGGGTCAAGAACAAAACCCCCGCTCCCATTCAAATCACCGCCGAGCAGATTCTCCGCGAGGCACGTGAGCGTCAAGAGGCCGAGATCCGCCCTCCCAAGCAGAAGATCACCGACCCCACCGAGCTCGGTGAGTACCGTCTCCGCAAGCGCAAGGAGTTCGAAGACTTAATCCGCCGCGTTCGATGGAACATCGGCGTCTGGATCAAGTACGCGCAGTGGGAGGAATCGCAGAAGGACTTCAAACGCGCGCGTTCCGTCTGGGAGAGAGCGTTGGAGGTGGATTACAAGAACCACACCCTGTGGCTCAAATACGCTGAGGTGGAGATGAAGAACAAGTTCATAAACCACGCAAGGAACGTCTGGGACCGCGCCGTGACGCTTCTGCCCAGGGTGGATCAGTTATGGTACAAGTACATTCACATGGAGGAGATGCTTGGCAATGTCGCCGGCGCCAGGCAGGTTTTCGAGCGGTGGATGAAGTGGACCCCAGACCAGCAGGGGTGGCTCTCTTACATCAAGTTTGAATTGAGGTACAATGAAATTGAGCGCGCCAGAGGGATTTTCGAGCGGTTTGTTGAGTGCCACCCTAGGGTTGGGGCTTGGATTCGCTATGCCAAGTTTGAGATGAAGAATGGCGAGGTTGTGAGGTCGAGGAACGTGTACGAGAGAGCCGTGGATAAGCTCTCCGACGATGAGGAAGCGGAGCAGTTATTTGTTGCTTTTGCTGAGTTTGAGGAAAGGTGTAAGGAGACTGAGCGTGCAAGGGCCATATATAAGTTTGCTCTTGATCATATTCCCAAGGGAAGGGCGGAAGATTTGTATCGTAAGTTTGTGGCATTTGAGAAGCAGTATGGGGACAGGGAAGGGATTGAGGATGCTATTGTTGGGAAGAGAAGGTTTCAGTATGAGGATGAAGTGAAGAAGAATCCGTTGAATTATGATTCCTGGTTCGATTACATAAGGTTGGAAGAAAGTGTGGGGGATAAGGAGAGAATCAGGGAGGTTTATGAGAGGGCAATAGCCAATGTTCCTCCGGCTGAGGAAAAGCGCTATTGGCAGCGCTATATCTATTTGTG GATTAATTATGCACTCTATGAAGAGCTTGATGCTGGAGACATGGAACGAACAAGGGATGTATACAA GGAGTGTCTCAACCAGATACCTCACCAAAAGTTTTCGTTTGCAAAGATATGGCTTCTAGCAGCCCAGTTTGAAATACGTCAGCTGAATCTCAGGGCTGCCCGTCAAATATTAGGAAATGCCATTGGAAAGGCTCCTAAAGATAAG ATTTTTAAGAAGTATATAGAGATAGAACTGCAGCTTGGTAATATAGATCGATGCAGAAAGCTGTATGAAAAATATCTGGAGTGGTCGCCTGAAAATTGTTATGCTTGGAGCAAGTATGCAGAACTGGAGAGATCTTTATCTGAGACTGATCGAGCTAGAGCAATTTTTGAGCTTGCAATTGCTCAACCAGCATTGGACATGCCTGAACTGTTGTGGAAG GCATACATTAACTTTGAGACTGCTGAGGGTGAATTTGAGAGAGCAAGGGCACTTTATGAAAGGCTTCTTGATCGAACAAAGCACTTGAAGGTATGGATAAGCTATGCGGAATTTGAGGCAACAGCTATGGCTATGGACAATTTAGACTTAACAGAAGAAGAACAAAAGAAGCAATGCATTCAGAGTGCTAGAA GGGTGTTTGAGAAAGCTCTTAACTACTTCAGATCATCAGCTCCAGATTTGAAAGAAGAAAGGGCAATGCTATTGGAGAAATGGCTCAACATGGAGGCTACGTCTGGAGAGTTGGGTGATGTTAGCTTAGTCCAGTCTAAACTGCCCAAGAAGCTCAAGAAGAGAAGGCATGTTGCCACTGAAGATGGTTCTACTAG AATTGAAGAATTCATCGACTATTTATTCCCTGAGGAAAGCCAGACAACCAATCTCAAGATCTTGGAAGCTGCTTACAAATGGAAGAAGCAAAAATTGTCTTCTGATGATTAA